A genomic segment from Candidatus Pacearchaeota archaeon encodes:
- a CDS encoding oligosaccharide flippase family protein, giving the protein MENEILKKEIITNTRWNFFSSFLSKLGAVIFTILIARILQPEKYGIYNLAISLSLFFVTFADLGINAVLVKTLSYLSLKNKKKIKSYFNYLIRLKFILSLSFSLLLIFLSYPLSNFVFNKPNLYLPLLISGFYVFILSFENFFTSLFYVIKKVKYITIKETIFQLGRIFLALFLFYFILEKYRVEGLFFGLIFISLLIIIYSIFYQKKFFPYIFEKEKYFLTIEEKKKIKNLILTLTIINISVIFFSYIDTIMLGIFVTSEYIGYYRAAFSVIFSLVALFYFHSLFLPYFTQLKEKKLEKIINKLLYYSFILVFPVIFLIFLFSNYIIYLLFGYSYLSSSLTLKISVLLIIEYFITQLLSSLFTAKDKQNLLIKPILISTFINILLNYILITRFLRISQLAAINGAAIATIISRYFYLFFVLKITKEKLKINLKFNFIKQLIASLVSAIILFFIKSKIVDMNLIYGLLLVILYMIIYALFVFIFKVIKKEDIMLLLNKKI; this is encoded by the coding sequence ATGGAAAATGAAATCTTAAAAAAGGAAATAATAACAAATACACGTTGGAATTTTTTTTCTTCATTTTTAAGTAAATTAGGCGCTGTAATTTTTACAATATTAATAGCCAGAATATTACAACCAGAAAAATATGGAATTTATAATCTTGCTATTTCTTTATCTTTATTTTTTGTAACATTTGCAGATTTAGGAATTAACGCTGTTCTTGTTAAAACATTATCTTATTTATCTTTAAAAAATAAAAAGAAAATTAAATCTTATTTTAATTATCTTATAAGGCTAAAATTTATTTTAAGTTTGTCATTTTCTTTATTATTAATATTTTTATCTTATCCTTTATCTAATTTCGTTTTTAATAAACCAAATCTTTATTTGCCTTTATTAATAAGCGGCTTTTATGTTTTTATTTTATCTTTTGAGAATTTTTTTACATCTTTGTTTTATGTTATAAAAAAAGTGAAATATATAACAATTAAAGAAACAATATTTCAACTTGGAAGAATATTTTTAGCTTTATTTTTATTTTATTTTATTTTAGAAAAATATAGAGTAGAAGGATTGTTTTTTGGCTTAATTTTTATATCTTTATTAATTATAATTTATTCTATTTTTTATCAAAAAAAATTCTTTCCTTATATATTTGAAAAAGAAAAATATTTCTTAACAATAGAAGAAAAGAAAAAAATAAAAAATTTAATTTTAACTTTAACTATAATAAATATATCTGTAATATTTTTTTCTTATATAGATACAATTATGCTTGGAATTTTTGTTACATCAGAATATATCGGTTATTATAGAGCTGCTTTTTCTGTTATTTTTAGTTTAGTTGCTTTATTCTATTTTCATTCTTTATTTTTACCTTATTTTACTCAGCTTAAAGAAAAAAAATTAGAAAAAATAATAAATAAACTTTTATACTATTCATTTATTTTAGTTTTTCCTGTAATCTTTTTAATATTTTTATTTTCAAACTACATTATATATTTATTATTTGGCTATTCTTATTTATCATCTTCTTTAACATTAAAAATATCTGTTTTATTGATCATAGAATATTTTATAACTCAATTATTATCCTCTCTTTTTACAGCAAAAGATAAACAAAATTTGCTAATTAAACCAATCTTAATATCTACTTTTATTAATATTTTATTAAATTATATTTTAATAACAAGATTTTTAAGAATTTCTCAGCTTGCTGCAATAAATGGAGCAGCAATAGCAACAATAATAAGCAGATATTTTTATCTTTTTTTTGTGCTAAAAATAACAAAAGAAAAACTAAAAATAAATTTAAAATTTAATTTTATTAAGCAACTAATTGCAAGTTTAGTTTCAGCAATAATTTTATTCTTTATTAAATCAAAAATTGTTGATATGAATTTAATTTATGGACTTCTTTTAGTTATCCTTTATATGATAATTTATGCTTTATTTGTTTTTATTTTTAAAGTAATAAAAAAAGAAGATATTATGCTTTTATTAAATAAAAAGATATAA
- a CDS encoding class I SAM-dependent methyltransferase, whose translation MKYNQFYHSCVHNYLINDIEYYLIRAKISFLRYFSNIPLKNKKILEYGCGMGQNIFLIKNQAKGYDISKFALKFCKQKGIKIINNKKFIKNNFYDIILSSHVLEHLENPLNNLKFLNRKLKKGGLLILIIPLEKNNKSSLNPDLKNYHLYSWTFKTINNLLHKAGFKVLRNEVFYGTAYHKLKFLARIRFFLYLSLTTLIGRLLGSSELKIIAEKK comes from the coding sequence ATGAAATATAATCAATTTTATCACTCTTGTGTTCATAATTACTTAATTAATGATATAGAATATTATTTAATTAGAGCAAAAATCTCTTTTTTGAGATATTTTTCTAATATCCCTTTAAAGAATAAAAAAATATTAGAATATGGTTGTGGAATGGGTCAAAATATTTTTTTAATAAAAAATCAAGCAAAAGGATATGATATTTCAAAATTTGCTTTAAAATTTTGTAAACAGAAAGGAATTAAAATAATAAATAATAAAAAATTTATTAAAAATAATTTTTATGATATAATACTTAGTAGTCATGTTCTGGAACATTTAGAGAATCCATTAAATAATTTAAAATTCTTAAATAGAAAATTAAAAAAAGGAGGACTTTTAATACTGATAATTCCCTTAGAAAAAAATAATAAATCTTCTTTAAATCCAGATCTTAAAAATTATCATCTTTACTCCTGGACTTTTAAAACAATTAATAATCTCCTTCATAAAGCAGGTTTCAAAGTTTTAAGAAATGAAGTTTTTTATGGAACAGCATATCATAAACTCAAATTTTTAGCTAGGATAAGGTTTTTTCTTTACTTATCATTAACTACTTTAATTGGTAGGCTTTTAGGGAGTTCAGAGCTTAAAATAATCGCAGAAAAGAAATAA
- a CDS encoding peptidoglycan bridge formation glycyltransferase FemA/FemB family protein: MKDINATVIVDLTPNEEEIMKNLDKDARWGIKKAIKNNLIVEETNKEEDLKEFYKIYEKELKEKIIRVETFEHLKENMDILFVCKKDNKIIAGATLKIKNNIPTLTRNASLKEYLSFHPNNLLYWNLILWSKKNGYKKLDLGGYQIKPRGNLIGINKFKERWGEIVYYYDDYPFYKAIGRKLIRNFGFFWWLNKKMKRKIRRK, encoded by the coding sequence ATGAAAGATATTAATGCTACAGTAATTGTTGATTTAACACCTAATGAAGAAGAAATAATGAAAAATCTTGATAAAGATGCGCGTTGGGGGATAAAAAAGGCAATTAAAAATAATTTAATAGTAGAAGAAACTAATAAAGAAGAAGATTTGAAAGAATTTTATAAAATCTATGAAAAAGAATTGAAAGAAAAGATAATAAGAGTTGAAACATTTGAGCATTTAAAAGAAAATATGGACATTTTATTTGTTTGTAAAAAAGATAATAAAATAATTGCTGGAGCTACTCTAAAAATAAAAAATAACATTCCAACATTAACAAGAAATGCTTCATTGAAAGAGTATTTAAGTTTTCATCCTAATAATTTATTATATTGGAATTTAATATTGTGGAGTAAAAAGAATGGTTATAAAAAATTAGATTTAGGAGGATATCAAATAAAACCAAGAGGAAATCTTATTGGAATAAATAAATTTAAAGAAAGGTGGGGGGAAATAGTTTATTATTATGATGACTATCCTTTTTATAAAGCAATTGGAAGAAAACTTATAAGAAATTTTGGTTTCTTTTGGTGGTTAAATAAAAAGATGAAAAGAAAAATAAGAAGAAAATAA
- a CDS encoding CDP-alcohol phosphatidyltransferase family protein, whose protein sequence is MDIKERFLRKITERILPLFKKLNIPSEILTLFRIIFAIYVSIILLLGNRILSIISLTIYQFIFLLDYIDGKLARYQRRFSLRWVKIDILSHYIISSFFILSISLSYFIKTKNFILLYSGLFCFLLILSSFFIELINFKKIRLNNKQNKNNRTSFPFYSFFGIDNPFNIFYFLVLLNLISFLIIFYTILYILLLLIKIKRITFISNYK, encoded by the coding sequence ATGGATATAAAAGAAAGATTTTTAAGAAAAATTACAGAAAGAATATTACCACTCTTCAAAAAACTAAATATACCTTCTGAAATCTTAACTTTATTTAGAATAATTTTTGCTATTTATGTTTCTATAATTCTCTTGTTAGGTAATCGTATTCTTTCAATTATATCTCTTACAATATACCAATTTATATTCCTATTAGACTATATAGATGGTAAATTAGCAAGATACCAAAGAAGATTTTCTTTAAGATGGGTAAAAATAGATATTTTATCTCATTATATTATTTCTTCTTTTTTTATTTTATCTATATCATTATCATATTTCATAAAAACTAAAAATTTTATTCTACTTTATAGTGGACTTTTTTGTTTTTTATTAATTCTTTCATCTTTTTTTATTGAATTAATAAATTTTAAAAAAATAAGATTAAATAATAAACAAAACAAAAATAATAGAACATCATTTCCTTTCTATTCTTTTTTTGGAATAGATAACCCATTCAATATATTTTATTTTCTTGTTTTATTAAATTTAATTTCTTTTCTTATAATTTTTTATACTATCCTGTATATATTACTTTTACTTATAAAAATTAAACGAATAACCTTTATTTCAAATTATAAATAA
- a CDS encoding class I SAM-dependent methyltransferase, which produces MKSKKKIKEELANQYFGKEAEEYDYVREKDPRRKAVIEIQKEITSSFLKDTGKKNILDVACGTGRFFGLYTPREIYGIDISPDMLKQARKKKGVKKIVIADAEKIPFPNNMFDVVITSQFIMHTPFYMKVIKEMVRVAKKGGSIIIDFPNKYSLSYLSTKIRLLKGKLRYYNLFTKKQILKIAKDNNLEIKQIRGTVIFSPMFLPKSFTKLSIKLNSFLLKLFPELSYVYYVHFIKK; this is translated from the coding sequence ATGAAATCAAAAAAGAAGATTAAAGAAGAATTAGCAAATCAATATTTTGGAAAAGAAGCCGAAGAATATGATTATGTTAGAGAAAAAGATCCAAGAAGAAAAGCTGTAATTGAAATACAAAAAGAAATAACATCCTCTTTTTTAAAAGATACTGGGAAAAAAAATATTTTAGATGTAGCTTGTGGGACAGGTAGATTTTTTGGACTTTATACCCCTAGAGAAATTTATGGTATAGATATTTCTCCGGATATGTTAAAACAAGCGAGAAAAAAGAAAGGTGTTAAAAAAATTGTAATTGCAGATGCGGAAAAAATTCCCTTTCCAAATAATATGTTTGATGTTGTAATTACTTCTCAATTTATAATGCACACCCCTTTTTATATGAAAGTTATAAAAGAAATGGTAAGGGTGGCAAAAAAGGGAGGATCTATTATTATTGATTTTCCAAATAAATATTCTTTATCTTACCTTTCCACAAAAATAAGGTTATTAAAAGGAAAATTGAGATATTATAATCTATTTACAAAAAAACAAATACTTAAAATAGCAAAAGATAATAATCTCGAAATTAAACAAATAAGAGGAACGGTTATTTTTTCTCCAATGTTCCTACCAAAATCTTTTACTAAACTTTCAATAAAACTTAATTCATTTTTATTAAAATTATTTCCCGAATTATCTTATGTCTATTATGTTCATTTTATAAAAAAATGA
- a CDS encoding polysaccharide deacetylase family protein, whose protein sequence is MKIISFTIDVEPDLHSNTYKGITEGIPKILSLLNKYKIKATFFVTCDCIEKYPEVFKKLIKEGHEIALHGYRHVRFDELTYKEKEENIKKSIECFKKYLKIKPKGFRAPQHSIDKETLFLLKKYKFEYDSSITPWNFYHLLFFWKIKLKLVHNFRKMKPHFWGGLKEIPISSFIMPFSSVTLRILPKYLLMIYLFFISIYKKPIFMIHSWDLINIPNSKIYKLSKKEKFISQLEILLLFFSKKRKFVTLNNLPPI, encoded by the coding sequence ATGAAAATAATATCTTTTACAATAGATGTTGAACCGGATTTACATTCTAATACTTATAAAGGTATAACAGAAGGGATTCCAAAAATTTTAAGCTTATTAAATAAATATAAAATAAAGGCAACTTTTTTTGTTACATGCGATTGTATTGAAAAATATCCAGAAGTGTTTAAAAAATTAATAAAAGAAGGTCACGAAATTGCTTTACATGGTTATAGACATGTAAGATTTGATGAGTTAACTTATAAAGAAAAAGAAGAAAATATAAAAAAATCCATAGAATGTTTTAAAAAATATCTTAAAATAAAACCAAAAGGATTCAGAGCACCTCAGCACAGTATAGATAAAGAAACTTTATTCTTATTAAAAAAATATAAATTTGAATATGATTCAAGTATTACTCCATGGAATTTTTATCATTTATTATTCTTTTGGAAAATAAAATTAAAACTCGTGCATAATTTTAGGAAAATGAAACCTCATTTTTGGGGAGGATTAAAAGAAATACCTATAAGTTCTTTTATAATGCCCTTTTCTTCAGTGACTTTAAGAATATTGCCAAAATACCTATTAATGATTTATTTATTTTTTATATCTATTTATAAAAAACCTATATTTATGATACATTCATGGGATCTAATTAACATTCCTAATTCAAAAATTTATAAATTATCCAAAAAAGAAAAGTTTATATCTCAATTAGAAATTTTATTATTATTTTTCTCAAAAAAAAGAAAATTTGTTACATTAAATAATTTACCACCAATCTAG
- a CDS encoding radical SAM/SPASM domain-containing protein, with amino-acid sequence MYLSYLVKEAKYYRNLGKGHLRRMLIKFLLAKTPLSFTVNSSFYNLFYNSLIKNKGKKLNPSILQIENTNICNARCIMCPHIYMKRKQKIMKQEQFVKICKNVLPYSKINLITLTGFGEPLIDKELDKKVKWINENYPSIDIDIYTNASLLNSEVTERLLKLRLHKINFSINGTEKTYKKIMGLEYERTKKNILNFLKRKKELKKIYPLTNISLMILKENKKEINKVIDFWEDKVDSVMAYTASDWAGQLKNKRIIIKPSFKNKRWPCIALWKNITVDVEGNVIICCRDYESKVKFGNLLKDNYREIEKKIKIIRNKHLKNDFSIPLCNNCDNSFDSSLDWW; translated from the coding sequence ATGTATTTATCTTATCTTGTAAAAGAAGCAAAATACTATAGAAATCTTGGTAAAGGTCACTTAAGGAGGATGTTAATCAAATTTTTACTAGCAAAAACTCCTCTTTCTTTTACAGTTAATTCTTCTTTTTATAATTTATTTTATAATTCGTTAATAAAAAATAAGGGAAAAAAATTAAATCCCTCTATTCTCCAGATAGAAAATACTAATATTTGTAATGCAAGATGTATTATGTGTCCTCATATTTATATGAAAAGAAAACAAAAAATTATGAAGCAAGAACAATTTGTAAAAATTTGTAAAAATGTTTTACCTTATTCAAAAATAAATTTAATAACATTAACAGGGTTCGGAGAACCGTTAATAGATAAAGAATTGGACAAAAAAGTAAAGTGGATAAATGAAAATTATCCTAGCATTGATATTGATATATATACTAACGCTTCTCTTTTAAATTCAGAAGTGACTGAAAGATTACTTAAATTAAGATTACACAAAATAAATTTTAGTATAAACGGTACAGAAAAAACATATAAGAAAATTATGGGATTAGAATATGAAAGAACTAAAAAAAATATTTTAAATTTTCTTAAAAGAAAAAAAGAATTAAAAAAGATTTATCCTTTAACAAATATTTCTTTAATGATATTAAAAGAAAATAAAAAAGAAATTAATAAAGTTATAGATTTTTGGGAAGATAAAGTTGATTCGGTAATGGCATATACAGCATCTGACTGGGCCGGCCAATTGAAAAATAAAAGAATTATCATAAAACCTTCTTTCAAAAACAAAAGATGGCCCTGTATAGCTTTATGGAAAAATATTACTGTAGATGTTGAGGGTAATGTTATAATATGTTGTAGAGACTACGAATCAAAAGTTAAATTTGGGAATTTACTTAAAGATAATTATAGAGAAATTGAAAAGAAAATAAAAATAATAAGAAATAAACATCTCAAAAATGATTTTAGTATACCTCTTTGTAATAATTGCGATAACTCATTTGATTCAAGTCTAGATTGGTGGTAA
- a CDS encoding glycosyltransferase family 4 protein, which translates to MTKKILELCEFSSGICGVWTRVKQESLELVKRGYDVYVFSSNIEKGTNKIVSSYEEVEGIKIYRFPIKFRIGENALFWDFLKKGIEISPDIIIAHVYRHPHTNQALKLAKILKKRKNCKIFLVTHAPFVSQEIRGLKLTLLTKIYDFFYSKNLNKFDRVITITKWEIPHLLKLGTKKEKIVYIPNGIPNEFFKTKPNKYKFKNIIFLGRIAPIKNLETLFKAFEIVYNKNKKIKLEIIGPIEEGYNIKDNFKSIKFLPPIYDLNQKIKKLNFSDIFVLPSIREAMPQALIEAMSLGKIVISSKTDGGKEIIEDGKNGFLFNISNEKELSEKILFCLDKKNSKIIEKIRKNARKKAYEFNLDNLINKLISLF; encoded by the coding sequence ATGACAAAAAAGATATTAGAATTATGTGAATTTTCTTCTGGAATATGTGGAGTATGGACAAGAGTAAAACAAGAATCTTTAGAGCTTGTTAAAAGAGGATATGATGTTTATGTTTTTTCTTCTAATATAGAAAAAGGAACAAATAAAATAGTTTCTTCTTATGAAGAAGTAGAAGGAATAAAAATATATAGATTTCCTATAAAATTTAGAATAGGAGAAAATGCTTTATTTTGGGATTTTTTAAAAAAAGGAATAGAGATTTCTCCAGATATAATAATAGCTCACGTATATAGACACCCTCATACAAACCAAGCTTTAAAACTTGCTAAAATATTAAAAAAAAGAAAAAATTGTAAAATATTTTTAGTAACTCATGCACCATTCGTTTCTCAAGAAATAAGAGGGCTAAAATTAACATTATTAACAAAAATTTATGATTTTTTTTATTCTAAAAACTTGAATAAATTCGATAGAGTAATAACAATAACAAAATGGGAAATTCCACATCTATTAAAATTAGGAACAAAAAAAGAAAAAATTGTTTATATTCCAAATGGCATACCAAATGAATTTTTTAAAACAAAACCTAATAAATATAAATTTAAGAACATAATTTTTTTAGGAAGAATAGCACCTATAAAAAATCTCGAAACTTTATTTAAAGCATTTGAAATTGTTTATAATAAAAATAAAAAAATAAAATTAGAAATAATCGGCCCTATAGAAGAAGGCTATAACATTAAAGACAATTTCAAATCAATAAAATTTTTACCTCCAATTTATGATTTAAATCAAAAAATTAAAAAATTAAATTTTTCTGATATTTTTGTATTGCCAAGCATTAGAGAAGCAATGCCACAAGCATTAATTGAAGCAATGTCTTTGGGAAAAATTGTAATTTCTTCTAAAACAGATGGTGGAAAAGAAATAATTGAAGATGGAAAAAATGGATTTTTATTTAATATAAGTAATGAAAAAGAACTTTCAGAAAAAATTTTATTTTGTTTAGATAAAAAAAATTCAAAAATAATAGAAAAAATAAGAAAAAATGCAAGAAAAAAAGCATACGAATTTAATTTAGATAATTTAATTAATAAATTAATAAGTTTATTTTAA
- a CDS encoding class I SAM-dependent methyltransferase has translation MKRGCGVGNYVIIFSKYGYKVTGIEISKSRLDIARKNCRKYKVKAKLILGDIKKMPFKNESFDIVFCHGVVEHFPDSEKGVRELYRVLKKNGKAMISVPNKITFFEINKYLQILLGKILHKKIWRAGYERSFTKNQFEKILIKEGFKIKDFYKVEVGKGRKYPFVGIILRILDKPLLLFDQGGHFMIWLCEK, from the coding sequence TTGAAGCGGGGTTGTGGCGTAGGAAATTATGTAATTATTTTTTCAAAATATGGTTATAAAGTTACAGGAATTGAAATTTCAAAATCAAGATTAGATATAGCAAGAAAAAATTGTAGAAAATATAAAGTAAAAGCAAAATTAATTCTCGGAGATATTAAAAAAATGCCTTTTAAAAATGAAAGTTTTGATATTGTTTTTTGCCATGGTGTTGTTGAGCATTTTCCAGATTCAGAAAAAGGAGTAAGAGAATTATATAGAGTTTTAAAGAAAAATGGGAAAGCAATGATTTCCGTTCCTAATAAGATAACTTTTTTCGAAATTAACAAATATTTACAAATTTTATTAGGGAAGATACTTCATAAAAAAATATGGAGAGCTGGATATGAAAGAAGTTTTACTAAAAATCAATTTGAAAAAATTCTTATAAAAGAAGGATTTAAGATTAAAGATTTTTATAAAGTAGAAGTAGGAAAAGGAAGAAAATATCCTTTTGTAGGAATAATATTAAGAATTTTAGATAAACCTCTTTTATTATTTGATCAAGGAGGGCATTTTATGATTTGGCTTTGTGAAAAATAA
- a CDS encoding glycosyltransferase has protein sequence MISIIITSFKEPKTIGKAIESFINQKIKEKYELIVCAPDEETLNVARKYSKKNKKIKIFQDPGKGKSYALNLLLPKIKGRIIILSDGDVYVSRNSINEILEKFEDDKIGCVTGRPISINSKNDLFGYWSHVLFDAAHKLRLKNYKQGKFIECSGYLWAFRNGIIKDFPINVSEDSIVPILFWKKGYKIAYAEKAEVYVKNPNNLHDFIEQKKRNIKGHESLSLHVKNPPRMKTFFSEIKNSYFLLFYPKNFKEFLFTLILFPLRLYIWLLTFYHIKIKKQPYKDGWKRIESTK, from the coding sequence ATGATAAGTATAATTATAACTTCATTTAAAGAACCAAAAACAATAGGAAAAGCTATAGAATCTTTTATCAATCAAAAAATAAAAGAAAAATATGAATTAATTGTTTGCGCTCCTGATGAGGAAACATTAAATGTTGCAAGAAAATATTCTAAAAAAAATAAAAAGATAAAAATTTTTCAAGATCCTGGAAAAGGAAAGAGTTATGCTTTAAATTTGTTATTGCCAAAAATTAAAGGAAGAATAATAATTTTAAGTGACGGAGATGTTTATGTTTCTAGAAATTCTATTAATGAGATTTTAGAAAAATTTGAAGATGATAAAATTGGGTGTGTAACAGGAAGACCAATATCTATTAATTCTAAAAATGATTTATTTGGTTATTGGTCTCATGTTTTATTTGATGCTGCTCATAAATTAAGATTAAAAAATTATAAACAAGGAAAATTTATAGAATGTTCTGGTTATTTATGGGCATTTAGAAATGGAATTATTAAAGATTTTCCTATTAATGTTAGTGAAGATTCAATTGTGCCAATATTATTTTGGAAAAAGGGATATAAAATTGCTTATGCTGAAAAAGCAGAGGTTTATGTAAAAAACCCAAATAATTTACATGATTTTATTGAACAGAAAAAAAGAAATATTAAAGGACATGAATCTTTATCTTTACATGTAAAAAATCCACCAAGAATGAAAACCTTTTTTTCAGAAATAAAAAATTCTTATTTTTTATTATTTTATCCAAAAAATTTTAAAGAATTTCTCTTTACTTTAATATTATTTCCTTTAAGATTATATATTTGGTTATTAACTTTCTATCATATAAAAATAAAAAAACAACCTTATAAAGATGGATGGAAAAGAATAGAGAGTACAAAATAA
- a CDS encoding PfkB family carbohydrate kinase has product MKNLIEKIKNFKSKKILVIGDLILDEYIEGYSERLSPEAPVPVINFQKQVYCLGGAGNTSLNIKKLNSEPILIGVLGNDKESKIFKNLLENNEIKYNYILTSKNNRTINKERIISNNQQICRIDKNDKIILSKKEEKYLINSFYDNLDSDVIVISDYGKGTVTKYLLKVIIEEGNKTKKTIIIDPKPKNTLYYKNASFITPNYKEAQEMLKLNFQFNLQNAEILAEKLYRFLNSNVLLTLSENGIYYYSKKLKKHFPTHKREVRDVSGAGDVVVASLAVGIANKLKIKDSIFLANHAAGVKVQKYGVQPVSLEEVIYDIKLYNNIK; this is encoded by the coding sequence ATGAAAAATTTAATAGAAAAAATAAAAAATTTTAAATCAAAAAAGATATTAGTAATAGGAGATTTAATTTTAGATGAATATATAGAAGGGTATTCAGAAAGATTATCTCCAGAAGCACCAGTTCCGGTAATTAATTTTCAAAAACAAGTTTATTGTTTAGGAGGAGCTGGAAATACTTCTTTGAATATAAAAAAATTAAATTCAGAACCAATTCTAATCGGGGTGTTGGGAAATGATAAAGAAAGCAAAATTTTTAAGAATTTATTAGAAAATAATGAAATAAAATATAATTATATCCTAACTTCAAAAAATAATAGGACTATAAATAAAGAAAGGATTATTTCTAATAATCAACAAATATGTAGAATAGACAAAAATGATAAAATAATTTTGTCAAAAAAAGAAGAAAAATATTTGATTAATTCATTTTATGATAATTTAGATTCAGATGTCATTGTTATTTCTGATTATGGAAAAGGAACTGTGACAAAATATTTACTAAAAGTAATAATTGAGGAAGGTAATAAAACAAAAAAAACAATAATAATAGATCCTAAACCAAAAAATACTTTATATTATAAAAATGCTTCCTTTATAACTCCAAATTATAAAGAAGCACAAGAGATGTTGAAATTGAATTTTCAATTTAATTTGCAAAATGCCGAGATATTAGCAGAAAAATTATATAGATTTCTTAATTCTAATGTTTTATTAACTCTTTCAGAAAATGGAATTTATTATTATTCTAAAAAATTAAAAAAACATTTTCCTACACACAAAAGAGAAGTTAGAGACGTTTCTGGTGCAGGAGATGTAGTTGTGGCATCTTTAGCTGTTGGTATTGCAAATAAATTAAAGATAAAAGATTCAATTTTTTTGGCAAATCATGCAGCAGGAGTTAAAGTTCAAAAATATGGAGTACAACCAGTTTCTTTAGAAGAAGTAATTTATGATATAAAACTTTATAATAATATAAAATAA